The Medicago truncatula cultivar Jemalong A17 chromosome 4, MtrunA17r5.0-ANR, whole genome shotgun sequence genome includes a region encoding these proteins:
- the LOC25492852 gene encoding type III polyketide synthase B — MGDEGIVRGVTKQVTAGKATILALGKAFPHQLVMQEYLVDGYFRDTNCDNPELKQKLARLCKTTTVKTRYVVMNEEILKKYPELAVEGASTVKQRLEICNEAVTQMAIEASQVCIKNWGGSLSDITHVVYVSSSEARLPGGDLYLSKGLGLNPTIRRTMLYFSGCSGGVAGLRVAKDIAENNPGSRVLLATSETTIIGFKPPSADRPYDLVGVALFGDGAGAMIIGSDPKLETEMPLFELHTSAQEFIPDTEKKIDGRLTEEGISFTLARELPQIIEDNVEGFCDRLMDAVELENKEYNKLFWAVHPGGPAILNRVEKRLELSPEKLNASRKALMDYGNASSNTIIYVLEYMLDESKKIRKEGGYPEWGLILAFGPGITFEGILARNLCP; from the exons atggGAGATGAAGGTATAGTGAGAGGTGTCACAAAGCAGGTTACCGCCGGGAAGGCTACTATATTGGCTCTTGGCAAAGCTTTCCCTCACCAACTTGTGATGCAAGAATATTTAGTTGATGGATATTTTAGGGACACTAATTGTGACAATCCTGAGCTTAAGCAAAAACTGGCTAGACTTT GCAAGACAACCACAGTGAAAACAAGGTATGTTGTTATGAATGAGGAGATACTTAAAAAGTATCCCGAACTTGCTGTCGAAGGCGCCTCCACCGTAAAACAACGACTAGAGATATGTAACGAGGCGGTGACGCAAATGGCAATCGAGGCTTCCCAGGTTTGCATAAAGAATTGGGGTGGATCTTTATCGGACATAACTCATGTGGTTTATGTTTCATCCAGTGAAGCTAGGCTACCCGGCGGTGACCTTTACCTATCAAAAGGACTGGGACTAAACCCTACTATTCGACGAACCATGCTCTATTTTTCGGGATGCTCAGGAGGTGTGGCTGGTCTACGCGTTGCGAAAGACATAGCTGAGAACAACCCTGGAAGTAGAGTTTTGCTTGCTACTTCTGAGACTACAATTATTGGATTCAAGCCACCAAGTGCTGATAGACCTTATGATCTTGTTGGCGTAGCACTCTTTGGAGATGGTGCTGGTGCTATGATAATTGGTTCAGACCCAAAATTGGAAACTGAGATGCCATTATTTGAGCTACACACTTCAGCTCAAGAGTTTATACCAGACACAGAGAAGAAGATTGATGGGAGGCTGACGGAGGAAGGGATAAGCTTCACGTTAGCGAGGGAACTTCCTCAGATCATTGAAGACAACGTTGAGGGATTCTGTGACAGACTAATGGATGCTGTTGAGTTGGAGAATAAGGAgtataataagttgttttgggcTGTGCATCCAGGAGGGCCTGCGATATTGAATCGCGTGGAGAAGCGACTTGAGTTGTCGCCAGAGAAGCTGAATGCTAGCAGGAAAGCTCTTATGGATTATGGAAATGCTAGCAGCAATACCATTATTTATGTGCTTGAGTATATGCTAGATGAGAGCAAGAAGATTAGAAAGGAAGGAGGATATCCTGAATGGGGTTTGATACTTGCTTTTGGACCTGGAATTACTTTTGAGGGGATTCTAGCAAGGAACCTATGTCCTTGA